A genomic stretch from Chitinophaga agri includes:
- a CDS encoding ADP-ribosylglycohydrolase family protein, which translates to MSYNQYIKDALLGVAVGDALGVPVEFSSRSLLTETPVTGMRGYGTHGQPAGTWSDDSSLTFCLADMLCGEYNLQHLATRFISWRYGAYWTPHGTVFDIGNATHEAISRLRRGTSPALAGGVDEHSNGNGSLMRILPLLFHIKDMPIADRYRHTAEVSSLTHRHQRSINGCFIYLEMARAILQGQTPEQAYQTICQTVPAFLQNDEMSHYERVLSGQLWKLTEAEINGGGYVVHSLEASIWCLLHTSTYADAVLKAVNLGGDTDTTGAITGGLAGLVYGWATIPADWINVLAKRDAIDVLIANLQAKIYS; encoded by the coding sequence ATGAGTTACAATCAATATATCAAAGATGCCCTGCTTGGAGTCGCTGTCGGTGACGCCTTAGGCGTACCGGTGGAATTCAGCTCCCGCAGTTTATTAACGGAAACACCAGTGACGGGTATGAGGGGCTATGGCACACACGGGCAACCTGCAGGTACCTGGTCAGACGACAGTTCACTCACTTTCTGCCTCGCCGACATGCTATGTGGAGAATATAACCTGCAGCACCTGGCAACGCGCTTTATCTCCTGGAGATATGGCGCCTACTGGACCCCGCATGGCACCGTATTCGACATCGGTAATGCCACGCATGAAGCTATCTCCCGTCTGCGACGGGGTACCTCGCCTGCACTCGCTGGTGGCGTGGATGAACACAGTAATGGTAACGGATCACTGATGCGGATCCTTCCCCTGCTTTTTCATATCAAGGACATGCCCATCGCTGACCGTTACAGGCATACAGCGGAAGTCTCCTCCCTGACACACCGGCACCAGCGTTCGATCAATGGCTGCTTCATTTACCTGGAAATGGCACGGGCCATCTTACAGGGACAAACACCTGAGCAGGCCTACCAGACGATCTGCCAAACCGTACCTGCATTCCTCCAAAATGACGAGATGTCTCATTATGAGCGTGTCCTGTCAGGCCAGCTATGGAAACTGACGGAAGCGGAGATCAATGGCGGCGGATATGTGGTGCATTCACTGGAAGCTTCCATCTGGTGCCTATTGCACACCAGCACCTATGCCGATGCCGTGTTAAAGGCGGTCAACCTGGGCGGTGATACAGACACAACAGGTGCGATCACCGGCGGACTGGCAGGACTGGTCTATGGATGGGCGACAATTCCGGCAGACTGGATAAATGTTTTAGCAAAAAGGGATGCAATTGACGTACTGATTGCTAACTTGCAGGCCAAAATTTACAGCTAA
- a CDS encoding RNA 2'-phosphotransferase, which translates to MKEQQTKNISKFLSLVLRHQPETIGITLDPNGWTDVQELLAKMNTRHYRITREQLQEVVDTNDKKRFAFNDDGTQIRASQGHSVEVSLGLPPATPPEYLYHGTVAKFLLSIRKDGLQKMSRQHLHLSRDRETAVNVGSRRGAPVILTIHTGQMHRDGFVFYLSDNGVWLTDSVPASYIQF; encoded by the coding sequence ATGAAAGAACAACAAACGAAAAACATCAGCAAATTTCTCAGCCTTGTGCTGCGACATCAGCCGGAAACGATCGGAATTACCCTTGACCCCAATGGATGGACGGATGTACAGGAACTCTTAGCTAAAATGAATACCCGTCATTACCGTATCACCCGGGAACAGCTTCAGGAAGTGGTTGACACCAATGATAAGAAACGATTTGCCTTCAATGATGATGGCACACAGATCCGCGCCAGCCAGGGACATTCCGTGGAAGTTTCCCTGGGCCTGCCGCCCGCTACACCACCGGAATATCTCTACCATGGTACAGTTGCCAAATTCCTGCTGAGCATCCGGAAGGACGGTTTGCAGAAAATGAGCCGGCAACACCTGCACCTCAGCCGTGACAGGGAAACTGCTGTAAATGTAGGCAGCCGGAGAGGAGCGCCGGTGATCCTGACTATCCATACCGGACAAATGCACCGGGACGGCTTCGTATTTTATCTGTCAGACAATGGTGTATGGCTGACTGACAGCGTACCGGCTTCCTACATCCAGTTTTAA
- a CDS encoding metallophosphoesterase family protein, with the protein MARTFVIGDIHGALKALEQVISMIKPKAADTLIFLGDYVDGWSQSAQVIDYLMQLDKQYKCIFIKGNHDAWCESWLMGSLPDPTWIFNGGEATVNSYAGFSETEKAVHISFYNRMKDYMIDDENRLFIHAGFTSMHGPAMERYEASTRWDRTLWEMAVVMDKRIKKDSKLFPKRLLLYHEIFIGHTPTLNYDVDVPMQGCNVWNVDTGAAFYGKVTAMDIETKKFWQSDPVRQLYPDEKGRNR; encoded by the coding sequence ATGGCCCGGACGTTTGTAATTGGAGATATTCATGGCGCACTGAAAGCATTGGAACAGGTGATCAGTATGATCAAACCGAAAGCGGCTGATACACTTATTTTTCTGGGCGACTATGTAGATGGCTGGTCACAATCTGCGCAGGTGATCGACTACCTCATGCAACTCGACAAACAATATAAATGCATTTTCATAAAAGGAAACCATGACGCCTGGTGTGAATCCTGGCTCATGGGCTCCTTACCCGATCCTACATGGATCTTCAATGGTGGCGAAGCGACAGTCAATAGTTATGCCGGCTTCTCCGAAACAGAAAAAGCGGTACATATCAGTTTCTACAACCGCATGAAAGATTACATGATCGACGATGAGAACCGCCTGTTCATTCATGCAGGATTCACCTCGATGCATGGTCCGGCCATGGAAAGATATGAAGCCAGTACCCGCTGGGACCGTACCCTCTGGGAAATGGCAGTGGTCATGGACAAGCGTATTAAAAAAGACTCCAAACTTTTCCCTAAGCGTTTGTTGCTGTATCATGAGATCTTCATCGGGCATACACCTACACTGAACTATGACGTGGATGTACCGATGCAGGGATGTAATGTCTGGAATGTAGATACCGGTGCGGCTTTCTATGGTAAGGTGACAGCGATGGACATCGAAACAAAAAAGTTCTGGCAGAGTGATCCTGTACGACAGTTATATCCGGATGAGAAAGGCCGGAACCGCTAA